One segment of Allorhodopirellula heiligendammensis DNA contains the following:
- the tnpC gene encoding IS66 family transposase has product MSTGNGCPECERWEQRFNELERKFDAIVKQLSETTAKLDEVSAKLAAATKNSSNSSKPPSSDIVKPIRPRKPSGKRKKGGQKGHQRTVRPTVPEDELQWLTQYSYEQCPCCGGPVTTDTDNPVSRLQQIEIVSRTETTEHQSLASHCAACDKTVVCTIPPEVRKAGLCGVELSSIIGFLKGTCHASLSTIRKYLLDVYELKLSRGQLAKIINKISQAIAPIYEDLLGSLRAQRILNIDETGHRDSGKRMWTWCFRGTGFTVFKIDASRGSGVLLDVLGEEFNGIIGCDYFSAYHKYRGLTDCSIQFCFAHLIRELRFLQEHSTGRTHGWSSRLLDAIREMFGVIHRREALGRRFDGELEDAAMEVLTRARFRVPDDKKARNLSKRFANDGASYLKFLTTPGLEPTNNIAEQAIRFVVIDRKVTQGSKSEGGQRWLERIWTVLATCSDQNKSLLDVLRTSLEHFFRGQRPPPLLPIG; this is encoded by the coding sequence ATGAGCACTGGGAACGGATGTCCGGAATGTGAACGCTGGGAGCAACGCTTCAATGAGTTGGAGCGGAAGTTCGACGCTATCGTCAAACAACTCAGCGAAACGACGGCAAAGCTCGACGAGGTGAGCGCTAAGCTAGCCGCGGCGACCAAGAATTCATCCAATAGTTCCAAGCCTCCTTCCTCGGACATTGTGAAGCCGATCCGACCGCGAAAGCCTAGCGGCAAACGTAAAAAGGGCGGCCAGAAGGGCCATCAGAGGACGGTGCGGCCAACGGTCCCCGAAGACGAACTGCAATGGCTGACGCAGTATTCGTACGAGCAATGCCCATGTTGCGGTGGCCCCGTTACGACGGACACAGACAACCCTGTCTCGCGTCTCCAGCAGATTGAGATTGTCAGCCGCACCGAAACAACCGAGCATCAATCGCTTGCCAGCCACTGTGCCGCCTGTGACAAGACCGTTGTTTGCACCATCCCACCGGAGGTTCGCAAAGCTGGACTGTGCGGCGTCGAGCTTTCCAGCATCATTGGCTTTCTCAAAGGGACTTGCCATGCCTCGCTTTCGACGATCCGCAAATACCTCCTCGACGTCTACGAGCTGAAACTCTCTCGCGGCCAGTTGGCGAAGATTATCAACAAGATCAGCCAAGCGATCGCACCGATCTACGAAGACCTCTTGGGAAGCTTGAGGGCTCAGCGGATCCTCAACATCGACGAGACAGGACATCGCGACAGTGGCAAACGCATGTGGACGTGGTGCTTTCGCGGCACAGGCTTCACCGTTTTCAAAATCGATGCCTCGCGCGGCAGCGGTGTGTTGCTCGACGTGCTCGGTGAAGAGTTTAACGGAATCATCGGCTGCGATTACTTCAGTGCGTATCACAAGTATCGCGGACTGACTGATTGCAGCATCCAGTTTTGCTTTGCCCACCTAATTCGTGAATTGCGTTTCCTTCAAGAGCACTCGACTGGGCGGACGCATGGTTGGTCGAGTCGATTGCTCGACGCGATTCGCGAAATGTTCGGTGTGATTCATCGACGCGAAGCATTGGGGAGACGTTTCGATGGCGAATTGGAAGACGCGGCGATGGAGGTCCTGACGCGAGCAAGATTCCGCGTTCCCGATGACAAGAAAGCACGCAACCTTTCGAAGCGTTTTGCCAATGATGGCGCGAGCTACTTGAAGTTCCTGACGACACCCGGCCTGGAGCCGACAAACAACATCGCCGAACAAGCGATTCGTTTTGTGGTGATTGACCGCAAGGTGACCCAGGGCAGTAAGAGCGAAGGCGGGCAACGATGGCTCGAACGGATATGGACGGTATTGGCAACCTGCTCGGATCAAAACAAATCACTGTTGGATGTTCTGCGGACATCGCTTGAGCATTTCTTTCGCGGCCAGCGACCGCCGCCGCTGCTACCAATCGGCTAG
- the bamE gene encoding outer membrane protein assembly factor BamE domain-containing protein: protein MSQIKSLLLLSCLSLFVGCGGNRVTKDNYAEVKTGMTINEVESILGTGTEQASSDASFGGISIDMKSMVWQGEDKIISITFSHDKVQSKSQIGL from the coding sequence ATGTCCCAAATCAAAAGTCTGCTGCTGTTGTCTTGCCTTTCTCTCTTCGTTGGCTGCGGCGGCAATCGAGTGACCAAAGACAACTACGCCGAAGTCAAAACCGGGATGACAATCAATGAAGTCGAGTCGATTCTCGGAACTGGCACCGAGCAGGCCAGTAGCGATGCCAGTTTCGGTGGCATTTCCATCGATATGAAGAGCATGGTCTGGCAAGGCGAGGACAAGATCATTTCGATCACCTTTTCGCATGACAAGGTGCAATCGAAATCGCAAATTGGCCTGTGA